A single Rhinolophus ferrumequinum isolate MPI-CBG mRhiFer1 chromosome 12, mRhiFer1_v1.p, whole genome shotgun sequence DNA region contains:
- the FOXE1 gene encoding forkhead box protein E1, protein MTAESGPPPPPQPEALAAVKEERGEVGAGVPAEAGGRGAGGRRRKRPLQRGKPPYSYIALIAMAIAHAPERRLTLGGIYKFITERFPFYRDNPKKWQNSIRHNLTLNDCFLKIPREAGRPGKGNYWALDPNAEDMFESGSFLRRRKRFKRSDLSTYPAYMHDAAAAAAAAAAAAAAAIFPGTVPSARPPYPGAVYAGYAPPSLAAPPPVYYPAASPGPCRVFGLLPERPLTPELGPAPSGPAGSCAFASAGVSATTTGYQPAGCAGSRPANPSAYAAAYAGPDGAYPQGASGALFAAAGRLAGPASPPTGGSGGGVETAVDFYGRTSPGQFGALGPCYNPGGQLGGGTAGAYHARHAAAYPGAVDRFVSAM, encoded by the coding sequence ATGACGGCCGAGAGCgggccgccgccgccaccgcagCCAGAGGCACTGGCCGCAGTGAAGGAGGAGCGAGGTGAGGTAGGGGCCGGGGTCCCCGCGGAGGCCGGGGGCCGCGGCGCGGGCGGTCGGCGGAGGAAGCGCCCCCTGCAGCGCGGGAAGCCGCCCTACAGCTACATTGCGCTCATCGCCATGGCCATCGCGCACGCGCCAGAGCGCCGCCTCACGCTAGGCGGCATCTACAAGTTCATCACCGAGCGTTTCCCCTTCTACCGCGACAACCCCAAAAAGTGGCAGAACAGCATCCGCCACAACCTCACACTCAACGACTGCTTCCTCAAGATCCCACGGGAGGCCGGCCGCCCGGGCAAGGGCAACTACTGGGCGCTCGATCCCAATGCCGAGGACATGTTCGAGAGCGGAAGCTTCCTGCGCCGCCGCAAGCGCTTCAAGCGCTCGGACCTTTCCACTTACCCGGCCTACATGCAcgacgccgccgccgccgctgctgccgccgccgccgccgccgctgccgccatCTTCCCGGGCACGGTGCCCTCTGCGCGCCCGCCTTACCCGGGCGCCGTCTATGCAGGCTATGCTCCGCCGTCGCTCGCCGCGCCGCCCCCGGTCTACTACCCCGCGGCGTCGCCGGGCCCGTGTCGGGTCTTTGGCCTGCTGCCCGAGCGACCGCTCACCCCGGAACTAGGCCCTGCCCCGTCGGGGCCCGCGGGTTCCTGCGCGTTTGCTTCGGCCGGCGTCTCTGCCACTACCACCGGCTACCAGCCCGCCGGATGCGCGGGGTCCCGACCTGCCAACCCTTCCGCCTATGCGGCCGCCTACGCGGGCCCCGACGGCGCATACCCTCAAGGGGCCAGCGGCGCTCTCTTCGCGGCGGCGGGCCGCTTGGCTGGGCCTGCCTCGCCCCCCACGGGTGGCAGCGGCGGCGGTGTGGAGACGGCAGTGGACTTCTATGGGCGCACATCGCCAGGCCAGTTCGGAGCCCTGGGGCCTTGCTACAATCCTGGTGGGCAGCTCGGAGGGGGCACTGCAGGTGCCTACCATGCTCGCCACGCGGCCGCTTATCCTGGCGCGGTAGATCGGTTCGTGTCTGCCATGTGA